Proteins encoded within one genomic window of Ranitomeya variabilis isolate aRanVar5 chromosome 4, aRanVar5.hap1, whole genome shotgun sequence:
- the GHRH gene encoding somatoliberin isoform X1: protein MVMHRFLYLVLLQFGFYVHCYLMHPNYSYEQTSKSSRNVNLPVLKRSPMQDWSLNEAQGFVRGLSEKRMERHVDAIFTNTYRKFLGQISARRYLQNMMGKRLGQDDLGALYPTDSEIGQRTLRDTLASVLTSLKKPEWGADEPQPL from the exons AT GGTGATGCACAGATTCCTGTATCTTGTGTTGCTGCAATTTGGGTTTTACGTTCACTGCTATTTGATGCATCCAAACTACAG TTATGAGCAGACATCTAAATCCAGCAGAAATGTAAATCTCCCAGTACTGAAGAGAAGCCCCATGCAAGACTGGTCCCTGAATGAGGCGCAAGGATTTGTTCGAGGTCTTTCAGAGAAAAG AATGGAGAGACACGTAGATGCAATATTCACTAACACCTACAGAAAATTCCTGGGACAGATTTCAGCCAGAAGATACCTACAGAACATGATGGGAAAGCGACTAGG ACAGGATGACTTAGGAGCACTATACCCAACTGATAGCGAGATAGGTCAGAGGACCCTGAGGGATACACTTGCATCAGTGCTGACGAGCCT
- the GHRH gene encoding somatoliberin isoform X2 → MHRFLYLVLLQFGFYVHCYLMHPNYSYEQTSKSSRNVNLPVLKRSPMQDWSLNEAQGFVRGLSEKRMERHVDAIFTNTYRKFLGQISARRYLQNMMGKRLGQDDLGALYPTDSEIGQRTLRDTLASVLTSLKKPEWGADEPQPL, encoded by the exons ATGCACAGATTCCTGTATCTTGTGTTGCTGCAATTTGGGTTTTACGTTCACTGCTATTTGATGCATCCAAACTACAG TTATGAGCAGACATCTAAATCCAGCAGAAATGTAAATCTCCCAGTACTGAAGAGAAGCCCCATGCAAGACTGGTCCCTGAATGAGGCGCAAGGATTTGTTCGAGGTCTTTCAGAGAAAAG AATGGAGAGACACGTAGATGCAATATTCACTAACACCTACAGAAAATTCCTGGGACAGATTTCAGCCAGAAGATACCTACAGAACATGATGGGAAAGCGACTAGG ACAGGATGACTTAGGAGCACTATACCCAACTGATAGCGAGATAGGTCAGAGGACCCTGAGGGATACACTTGCATCAGTGCTGACGAGCCT